In one Cellulomonas sp. JZ18 genomic region, the following are encoded:
- a CDS encoding glutamate--cysteine ligase, whose protein sequence is MAAPVPLPFARSERSTVGIEWEVALVDVDSGDLRQAAEAIFDAVRPADGTDHPHITSELLLNTVEISSGKCTTVGEAGEDLRRALDEVRAAAEPLRIEVMGGGTHPFANWATQRVTDKERYATLIDRTQWWGRQMLIYGVHVHVGVEDRDKVLPLQRAMLTVLPHIQSLSASSPFWAGKDTGYASNRALLFQQLPTAGLPPQLHAWSELEQYVGDMMHTGVIDQVDEVRWDVRPSPRFGTLEMRIADGATNLLEVTAISALTHCLVEHFSSLLDAGGPVPTMPPWFVQENKWRSARYGMDAIVITDADGDEELVTDSVGRWLTTLAPVAERLGCTEELEQVRVILRRGASYQRQRAVARRHAGELEPVVRALLAEMRAGRPL, encoded by the coding sequence ATGGCCGCGCCCGTCCCGCTGCCGTTCGCACGGTCGGAGCGCTCGACGGTCGGCATCGAGTGGGAGGTCGCGCTCGTCGACGTCGACTCGGGCGACCTGCGGCAGGCGGCGGAGGCGATCTTCGACGCCGTGCGCCCGGCGGACGGGACCGACCACCCGCACATCACGTCCGAGCTGCTGCTCAACACCGTCGAGATCTCCTCGGGCAAGTGCACCACCGTCGGCGAGGCCGGCGAGGACCTGCGCCGGGCGCTCGACGAGGTGCGCGCCGCCGCCGAGCCGCTGCGCATCGAGGTCATGGGCGGGGGCACGCACCCGTTCGCGAACTGGGCGACGCAGCGCGTCACCGACAAGGAGCGGTACGCCACCCTCATCGACCGCACGCAGTGGTGGGGTCGCCAGATGCTCATCTACGGCGTGCACGTGCACGTGGGCGTCGAGGACCGGGACAAGGTGCTGCCGCTGCAGCGCGCCATGCTCACCGTGCTGCCGCACATCCAGTCGCTGTCCGCGTCGTCGCCCTTCTGGGCGGGCAAGGACACGGGGTACGCCTCGAACCGGGCGCTGCTGTTCCAGCAGCTGCCCACCGCGGGGCTCCCGCCGCAGCTGCACGCCTGGTCCGAGCTGGAGCAGTACGTGGGCGACATGATGCACACCGGCGTGATCGACCAGGTCGACGAGGTGCGCTGGGACGTGCGCCCCTCCCCGCGGTTCGGCACGCTCGAGATGCGCATCGCCGACGGCGCGACGAACCTGCTCGAGGTCACCGCGATCTCCGCGCTGACGCACTGCCTCGTCGAGCACTTCTCGTCGCTGCTCGACGCCGGCGGGCCCGTGCCGACGATGCCGCCGTGGTTCGTGCAGGAGAACAAGTGGCGCTCGGCGCGCTACGGCATGGACGCGATCGTCATCACGGACGCGGACGGCGACGAGGAGCTCGTCACGGACTCGGTCGGCCGGTGGCTCACGACGCTCGCCCCGGTCGCGGAGCGGCTCGGCTGCACCGAGGAGCTCGAGCAGGTGCGCGTGATCCTGCGCCGCGGGGCGTCGTACCAGCGGCAGCGCGCGGTCGCGCGGCGGCACGCGGGCGAGCTGGAGCCTGTGGTGCGCGCGCTGCTCGCGGAGATGCGGGCGGGGCGCCCCCTCTGA
- a CDS encoding class I SAM-dependent methyltransferase — MDHAGLAKLLHPEGWALLQALPPYDERLALPLAERLQREGLDPGLVAAALTQSRLRAKARTKLGDFADGMLFTPAGLEQATRLEVAAHHARRFRDAGCTHVADLTCGLGADALALAGVGLRVLATDVDETTAALATVNLRAFPEVEVRHGDGLALDLAAEGVDGVWADPARRTGTGRRVFDPQAYAPPLDAVLAARASVPALGLKLGPGIAHRDLPVDAEAQWVSVDGDVVEVGLWFGPLAPDGPGRTALVLRGGHAHTLRADPDGEDAAPPVGPVGAYLYEPDGAVIRAGLVGTVAQRVRGRLVDPTIAYVTADALTPDPLATAYRVLDDLPFGLKRLRTYLRERDVGRLTIKKRGTAVVPETLRRQLDLRGGAEGTVVLTRVAGQQRVLVVEPV; from the coding sequence GTGGACCACGCCGGGCTGGCCAAGCTGCTGCACCCCGAGGGGTGGGCGCTGCTGCAGGCGCTGCCGCCCTACGACGAGCGCCTGGCGCTGCCGCTCGCCGAACGGCTCCAGCGCGAGGGGCTCGACCCCGGTCTCGTCGCGGCCGCGCTCACGCAGTCTCGCCTGCGCGCGAAGGCACGGACCAAGCTCGGCGACTTCGCCGACGGCATGCTGTTCACGCCCGCCGGGCTCGAGCAGGCCACGCGCCTCGAGGTCGCGGCGCACCACGCCCGGCGGTTCCGTGACGCGGGCTGCACCCACGTCGCAGACCTGACCTGCGGTCTGGGCGCCGACGCGCTGGCGCTGGCCGGGGTGGGCCTGCGGGTCCTCGCGACGGACGTCGACGAGACCACGGCCGCGCTCGCCACCGTGAACCTGCGGGCCTTCCCCGAGGTCGAGGTCCGGCACGGCGACGGCCTCGCGCTCGACCTCGCGGCGGAGGGCGTCGACGGGGTCTGGGCGGACCCGGCGCGCCGCACCGGGACCGGCCGGCGCGTGTTCGACCCGCAGGCGTACGCCCCGCCCCTCGACGCGGTGCTCGCGGCACGCGCGAGCGTCCCCGCGCTCGGCCTCAAGCTCGGCCCCGGCATCGCGCACCGCGACCTGCCCGTCGACGCGGAGGCGCAGTGGGTCTCGGTCGACGGCGACGTCGTCGAGGTCGGCCTGTGGTTCGGTCCGCTGGCCCCTGACGGCCCGGGGCGGACCGCGCTCGTGCTGCGGGGCGGGCACGCGCACACGCTGCGCGCCGACCCCGACGGCGAGGACGCCGCTCCCCCGGTCGGCCCGGTCGGCGCCTACCTGTACGAGCCCGACGGCGCGGTCATCCGCGCCGGGCTGGTCGGCACGGTCGCCCAGCGCGTGCGCGGTCGGCTCGTGGACCCCACCATCGCCTACGTGACCGCCGACGCCCTCACCCCGGACCCGCTGGCCACCGCCTACCGGGTGCTCGACGACCTGCCGTTCGGGCTCAAGCGGCTGCGCACGTACCTGCGCGAGCGCGACGTCGGACGGCTCACCATCAAGAAGCGGGGCACGGCCGTCGTGCCCGAGACGCTGCGGCGCCAGCTGGACCTGCGCGGCGGCGCCGAGGGGACGGTGGTGCTGACGCGTGTCGCGGGGCAGCAGCGCGTCCTCGTGGTGGAGCCGGTCTGA
- the groES gene encoding co-chaperone GroES → MSVSIKPLEDRIVVKALEAETTTASGLVIPDSAKEKPQEGEVLAVGPGRIDDKGNRVPLDVAVGDKVIYSKYGGTEVKYAGEEYLILSARDVLAVVA, encoded by the coding sequence GTGTCGGTCTCCATCAAGCCGCTCGAGGACCGCATCGTCGTCAAGGCCCTCGAGGCCGAGACGACCACGGCGTCGGGTCTCGTGATCCCGGACAGCGCCAAGGAGAAGCCGCAGGAGGGCGAGGTCCTCGCGGTGGGCCCGGGCCGCATCGACGACAAGGGCAACCGCGTCCCGCTCGACGTCGCGGTCGGCGACAAGGTCATCTACTCCAAGTACGGCGGCACCGAGGTGAAGTACGCCGGCGAGGAGTACCTCATCCTCTCCGCGCGCGACGTGCTCGCGGTCGTCGCCTGA
- a CDS encoding WhiB family transcriptional regulator yields MAEISRLPGPVMDLWEWQFEGACRDADQDLFFHPEGERGSARRRRAEAAKAICATCPVINECREQSLAVREPYGVWGGLSEDERAAVLAERAGRRVTA; encoded by the coding sequence ATGGCCGAGATCTCGCGTCTGCCCGGACCGGTGATGGACCTGTGGGAGTGGCAGTTCGAGGGAGCCTGCCGCGACGCCGACCAGGACCTCTTCTTCCACCCGGAGGGCGAGCGCGGCTCGGCCCGTCGCCGTCGTGCGGAGGCCGCCAAGGCCATCTGCGCCACGTGCCCCGTGATCAACGAGTGCCGCGAGCAGTCGCTCGCCGTGCGCGAGCCCTACGGCGTGTGGGGCGGCCTGTCCGAGGACGAGCGTGCCGCCGTCCTGGCCGAGCGCGCCGGCCGCCGCGTCACCGCCTGA
- a CDS encoding MerR family transcriptional regulator, whose amino-acid sequence MTEPEDPPTAAPASPGTHPRTADGLGAAPDVDAGPLPGSAPLTVAAVARRLGVAPATLRTWDRRYGLGPSEHSAGAHRRYSGHDLERLLVMRRLTLEGVAPAEAARLALASAAEGPRSAQTSTDLTSRLPAGEVAPPVPAEQHPDATPSPQETAPRAPVEPRTGTTPSTAAAVVALVDAALAGRSDRCAGLLTVGAPEGSPAGGPASSSPRCAPSRSGPSSSAPGWTRRRR is encoded by the coding sequence ATGACCGAGCCGGAGGACCCGCCCACGGCGGCACCGGCGTCCCCGGGCACCCACCCCCGGACGGCGGACGGGCTCGGGGCGGCACCGGACGTGGACGCCGGCCCGCTGCCGGGCTCGGCCCCGCTGACCGTCGCCGCCGTGGCGCGCCGGCTCGGCGTCGCGCCCGCCACGCTGCGCACGTGGGACCGCCGCTACGGCCTCGGGCCCTCGGAGCACTCGGCCGGTGCGCACCGCCGGTACTCGGGGCACGACCTGGAGCGCCTGCTCGTCATGCGGCGCCTGACGCTCGAGGGCGTGGCCCCGGCGGAGGCGGCACGCCTCGCGCTCGCCTCGGCCGCCGAGGGCCCGCGCTCCGCGCAGACCAGCACCGACCTCACGTCGCGGCTGCCCGCCGGCGAGGTCGCGCCGCCCGTCCCCGCCGAGCAGCACCCCGACGCCACGCCGTCGCCGCAGGAGACCGCGCCGCGCGCGCCGGTCGAGCCCCGCACGGGCACCACGCCGAGCACCGCGGCGGCCGTCGTCGCGCTCGTGGACGCGGCCCTCGCGGGCCGGTCGGACCGCTGCGCCGGTCTCCTGACGGTCGGCGCGCCCGAGGGGTCTCCGGCTGGTGGACCGGCCTCGTCGAGCCCGCGCTGCGCGCCCTCGCGCAGCGGACCGTCGTCGAGCGCCCCGGGGTGGACGCGCAGGCGACGCTGA
- a CDS encoding response regulator transcription factor, with the protein MAGVVVCHGSAAVRERLVVTSIGVPSLAPVRAAATADELVALARRIAPTVVLLDAHLPGAGPAEAIRRLRAVAPAAAVVLLAGPEDGEALDRALALGARGFLAPDVGRAELAAVAAHVQASPAASAAGAPAPAAPAGPHAVPSLQEAAPSRVEAPVGARPADGTPVLTKREIEVLVGMSHGRSNAQIGQELFLSEDTVKTHARRLFRKLGAADRAQAVAIGLRRGIID; encoded by the coding sequence ATGGCAGGCGTCGTGGTGTGCCACGGCTCGGCGGCCGTCCGGGAACGGCTCGTCGTGACGTCGATCGGGGTGCCGTCGCTCGCACCGGTGCGGGCGGCCGCCACGGCGGACGAGCTCGTCGCGCTCGCGCGGCGCATCGCGCCCACCGTCGTGCTGCTCGACGCGCACCTGCCCGGTGCGGGACCGGCGGAGGCGATCCGTCGCCTGCGGGCCGTCGCGCCGGCAGCGGCCGTCGTGCTGCTCGCGGGGCCCGAGGACGGCGAGGCGCTCGACCGGGCGCTCGCGCTCGGGGCGCGGGGGTTCCTCGCGCCGGACGTCGGCCGCGCCGAGCTGGCCGCCGTCGCCGCGCACGTGCAGGCGAGCCCCGCGGCGTCCGCCGCCGGTGCCCCGGCGCCCGCGGCGCCCGCCGGCCCGCACGCCGTGCCGTCGCTGCAGGAGGCCGCGCCGTCGCGCGTCGAGGCGCCCGTCGGTGCCCGACCGGCCGACGGCACCCCGGTGCTCACCAAGCGTGAGATCGAGGTGCTCGTGGGCATGAGCCACGGGCGCTCCAACGCCCAGATCGGCCAGGAGCTGTTCCTGTCCGAGGACACGGTGAAGACGCACGCGCGCCGGCTGTTCCGCAAGCTCGGCGCGGCGGACCGTGCCCAGGCGGTGGCCATCGGCCTGCGCCGGGGCATCATCGACTGA